A window of the Enterobacteriaceae bacterium 4M9 genome harbors these coding sequences:
- a CDS encoding filamentous hemagglutinin N-terminal domain-containing protein encodes MNKNLWRIIFNRSRGMLMVVAEIAGSGQGGGGASGLGATLMRITGKLRPLSVALWLSIGAIVPVQAAIQADKSAPGNQQPTIISSANGTPQVNIQTPSAGGVSRNVYSQFDVDKKGVILNNSHKNVQTETGGMVAANPWLARGSASVILNEVNARDPSKLGGYIEVAGQKAQVVIANPAGITCEGCGFINASRATLTTGQTQLNNGVITGYDVSRGEIVVQGAGLDSSRQDYTDIIARSVKVNAGVWANSLAVTTGTNRVDAAHNTVQAKNTADAKPAFALDVAAVGGMYAGKIRLTGTEKGVGVHNAGQIGASAGSVTINADGTIGNTGSITASESLTLATQGSISNSGTLYAHNTTATAAGALSNRGVIAAAKNTVLNAASVSSTDASALAAGISSDGKLTGSGNLTVNARSGVQANGQLLAAESVAISGSVLELSHAQSYATEAINLRATSGDVTLSQGKTQAGRVTINAAGSLHNDNASLQAQALTVNSSAISNRQGTLQAEKLTLNATSLDNQQGTLYHTGSDDLMLSMAQGINNAGGLIASHANNLSVVTPRLNNENGAVQHLGNGVFRTETGMLLGSNGTLTSSGTFSLSGGKLGLDNARISAGHITLAGESLSNRGGKLVQTGRDALSVSVSGVLDNTEGYMASQGGVALSAGSVDNTLGNITAVEGPLSITSQGALLNRNGTLQAGGPVTLTASLLDNLRGNVSGASDVTLKTTGAISNINGLLGAGKTLKLLSASVDNSNGQIAGEAVAVDTGTGAFNNSNGQLLSNGALTLNSGELKNKGGVVQAASALTLDTHGQQLDNSASTIYSGGAMVLRTGALTNTTGSITTASTLTLNSAAVNNTGGTLASVGAASLTTGAFNNSNGARVRADSLTLNTNGQLLNNSNSGAEGGLIASISLEVSSGELNNTNGYVQGQNVGLTSNGRAFSNAGGEVIAASALDIDTRGGNLNNALGSLLSGGTLRLASGTLDNSTGLIQSTAALSLDTAALINRNTLETGGILSASTLTLSSAELDNQSGLIVANNDLVINTGNLDNRSGSIGSQQGALSLESQRVDNSAGLIQAADRVAINTHGQALLNRNSGERGGIFSGDELRLQTGALDNAAGVISGASLNLLSQTLDNRNGLLLSSGDMAIDTQGAELNNSETGSAGIRAQGALTLNTGELNNAGGFIAARDATLNTASLNNQSGTLSGNDRLAITATSVNNHLGVLQSAGDITLASNGLDNTQGRVLADGTLGIATRNISNQQGLLQGGSGITLVQTGKLDNQGGNVLSGGNLSLGTTQLDNRGGEVFAAGDATFNVQGITDNRDGFIKANDTLSLSTASLNNSGTGSGAKGVEANDIVLTTSRVDNSSGRIQSAKSLTARIADELNNNAGLLVSGSSLDIAGNALSVENRSGTLYADERLQLTALLLGGDGKVKSGGDMSLALQQDLHNTGEIAAGGNLDLTTPGQVVNEGIIGAGNMLTLTANGLDNRENGELSATETLLRIAGVVHNTGLIDGGLTHIDAATLENIGTGRIYGDHIALDVNKLVNDKDANSGKAAVIAARERLDIAAGSILNRDHALIYSAGDISIGGVLDNNLNASGQGGTLQNHSAQIEAAGNLSLSMNVIDNRDIHLQLSEDLVEISREAYEEWQWCENDEEGYLCTGGDGKRYVLGPVTENGWRFGLNEDGSTNYDVILQLHENGKYRMRFAVPGFSYSKHFQEFNYEKITSQTQIVSQDAASITSGGDMTINGGTLTNQDSRIVAGGDLVNRGAVLNNLETKGTETIVDVGVRRSYFKKGDWSTYVGEEEYKTGENISRDISLGLLRFEGNTGESGDGYSVNGRDSVSVDGAGNSLIRRDALGAGGSLTWDKAITMPDLLTGGPVKGITDVPLIVPPGQSIALPLAPEEVNGQQTTWEIRLSPPSTRLPDNSLYRTHPGPSAAYLVETDPRFTQEKQWLGTDYMQRQLANNPDNLLKRLGDGYYEQTLIREQIIRGTGQRYLDGQSNDEDQFRMLMDNGLAFAQQYGLTAGVALTAEQMSHLTTSIVWLVTQTVTLPDGSTENVLVPQVYLKVNQSQVSGNGTLIAGNRVLSETTGEVNNSGTIAGREVTRIDAANLSNTGFIQGGAVDITAGMDIRNSGGTILGDNSVSLRAGRDIVSESLTRSQDSNSWISAPATIWVQNPGGSLRLEGVRDVTLTASQTGSAGKDSSTTIIAGNNLTLNTVTTAQQENQYVDALHYSLKSQTQEVGSTVSSGGNLTLAAGNNLSARAADVAAGGVLTASAGNDLTVESGESTLDRESHNKWKTKGFLSKTTHETHNETHERLALGSSFSGDTVALSAGNDLTVRGSTVAGTGDVTLSAGNDLSITTAEEAMHTDSMYAKKKSGLMSSGGLGFTVGKASQKTTQNDDSNVQKGSLVGSSQGNLTLTAGNQLNVHGSELIAGQDMALSGSDVNVTAAENVHTSQIVTEQKSSGFTLALSGTAGSALNSAVTTAREVKHAGSDRESALLGTKAVLSGVQASQAVRLDDTKVPDEKGNLIGLSLTYGSQKSRSQSNLEEHTHQGSTLTAGNNLSVTATGAKGNGDISIQGSALQAGKDVRLDAARDLNLVSSTDTRQTSGSSSGGSVGMSMTAGKGGGLSVSGSVNSSKGKESGNGVTHNETLVTAGNNVTLTSGRDTLLQGAQVSGEFIKADVGRNLTLRSEQDSDRYDMKQTSSSAGVSVPVGGGVAGSASISATRDRMHSNYDSVQEQTGLFAGKGGFDVTVGEHTQLDGAVIASTATADKNRLDTGTLGWSNIENKAEYDVEHQGGGFSTGGSIAGALESNLASTLLVGMNGSGDASSTTQAAVSDGSITIRDKDKQQQDVSTLSRDAEHANQTLSAIFDKEKEQQRIKEAQLIGEIGSQMSDILRTEGKIAGEKAKTDPAALAAARKELDAAGKPYTEEDVRTQAYINAMKPWGTGSTMQQAVQAATAAVQGLAGGNIGQAISGAAAPYLAKVIHDMTTTKDANGKDVVNTEANLMAHAVLGAVVAAAQGNSALAGASGAALGEYIAQQMYPGVPKDKLTEEQKQTISALGTLAAGLVGGIAGDSTADAVAGAQAGKIAVENNALSSTQSLAFDKELSDCRKSGGDCQAVIDKWKQINDKQSAETDQKLKDNPLEAVVVDKESAQGGIDMTERPGWLGNIPGVDVMTSDEAKAYVQQWNGQDLVNIDVNSAAWMSFASYASDPENQAALASLGMLGKDLIAIAKNSLTTKSLFNEMATQGIKFTPENVVSAAKDNSGKIIFLEKGNSKAGLQHIVEEHGSQFAQIGVSEARIPDVVMKAVTDNKIVGYQGSGVGRPIYETIIDGKKYNIAITVGNNGYIVGANLRGSVK; translated from the coding sequence AGCCTTACGCTTGCCACTCAGGGCAGCATCAGTAACAGCGGCACGCTGTATGCCCACAACACAACCGCAACAGCCGCAGGTGCACTCAGCAACCGCGGCGTGATTGCGGCGGCGAAAAACACGGTGCTGAACGCGGCCTCGGTCAGCAGCACGGATGCCAGCGCGCTTGCTGCGGGCATCAGCAGCGACGGGAAACTCACTGGCAGCGGCAATCTCACCGTCAATGCCCGAAGCGGCGTGCAGGCAAACGGCCAGCTACTGGCGGCGGAGTCGGTGGCCATAAGTGGAAGCGTGCTTGAACTCAGCCATGCACAGAGCTATGCCACAGAGGCTATCAACCTGCGCGCCACCTCCGGGGATGTCACCCTGTCGCAGGGCAAAACCCAGGCTGGCCGCGTGACAATCAACGCCGCAGGCAGCCTCCATAACGATAACGCCTCACTCCAGGCCCAGGCGCTGACGGTCAATTCCAGCGCCATCAGCAACCGCCAGGGTACGCTTCAGGCAGAAAAACTGACCCTGAACGCAACATCGCTGGATAACCAGCAGGGTACGCTGTACCACACCGGCAGCGATGACTTAATGCTCAGTATGGCGCAAGGCATTAACAACGCTGGCGGGCTGATTGCCAGCCACGCCAACAACCTGAGCGTTGTAACCCCGAGGCTCAACAATGAAAACGGTGCCGTACAGCACCTGGGTAACGGTGTATTCCGCACAGAAACCGGGATGCTGCTGGGTAGCAACGGTACGCTTACCAGCAGCGGCACGTTTAGCCTGAGCGGCGGTAAACTGGGGCTTGATAACGCCCGGATCAGTGCCGGTCACATCACGCTGGCAGGCGAGTCGCTGTCAAATCGCGGTGGTAAACTGGTGCAAACCGGTCGTGATGCGCTGAGTGTGAGCGTCAGCGGGGTGCTGGATAATACCGAGGGCTACATGGCAAGTCAGGGTGGCGTGGCGCTAAGCGCAGGCTCCGTGGACAACACCCTTGGTAACATCACCGCCGTGGAAGGCCCGCTGAGTATCACCTCACAGGGCGCACTGCTTAACCGCAACGGCACGTTGCAGGCGGGCGGCCCGGTCACGCTGACGGCAAGCCTGCTTGATAACCTGCGCGGCAACGTGAGCGGCGCAAGCGATGTGACGCTTAAGACCACAGGTGCCATCAGTAACATTAATGGACTGCTGGGTGCGGGCAAAACGCTGAAACTGCTCTCTGCGAGCGTTGATAACAGTAACGGGCAGATTGCGGGTGAGGCGGTAGCGGTAGATACCGGCACGGGTGCTTTCAACAACAGCAACGGGCAGCTTCTGAGCAATGGCGCGCTGACCCTCAACAGCGGTGAGCTGAAAAATAAGGGTGGCGTAGTGCAGGCCGCCAGCGCGCTCACTCTCGACACCCATGGTCAGCAGCTTGATAACAGCGCCAGTACGATTTACAGCGGCGGGGCGATGGTGCTACGCACCGGGGCGCTGACGAACACCACTGGCAGCATTACCACGGCCAGTACGCTGACACTCAACAGCGCAGCGGTGAATAACACCGGAGGGACACTTGCCAGTGTCGGTGCAGCCTCGCTGACCACCGGGGCGTTCAATAACAGCAACGGCGCCCGGGTGCGTGCCGACAGCCTGACGCTTAACACCAACGGTCAGTTGCTCAATAACAGCAACAGCGGTGCAGAAGGTGGGCTGATTGCCAGCATCTCGCTTGAGGTCAGCAGCGGTGAGCTTAACAACACCAACGGTTACGTCCAGGGCCAGAACGTCGGCCTTACCAGCAACGGGCGAGCTTTCAGTAATGCCGGCGGTGAGGTTATCGCTGCCAGCGCGCTTGATATCGACACCCGTGGCGGCAACCTGAACAATGCACTGGGCAGCCTGCTGTCGGGTGGCACACTCAGACTTGCCAGCGGCACGCTCGACAACAGCACGGGGTTAATTCAGTCAACGGCTGCACTGAGCCTGGACACAGCGGCGCTGATTAACCGCAATACCCTGGAAACCGGGGGCATCCTCAGTGCCAGCACGCTGACGCTCAGTTCCGCAGAGCTTGATAACCAGAGCGGGCTGATTGTGGCGAACAACGACCTTGTCATAAACACCGGCAACCTCGACAACCGCAGCGGCAGCATTGGCAGCCAGCAGGGGGCGCTGTCACTTGAAAGCCAGCGCGTGGACAACAGCGCGGGGCTGATTCAGGCCGCTGACCGCGTGGCTATCAACACCCACGGTCAGGCACTGCTCAACCGCAACAGCGGCGAGCGCGGCGGTATATTCAGCGGTGATGAACTCCGGCTACAAACCGGCGCACTGGATAACGCCGCAGGCGTGATATCTGGTGCCTCACTTAACCTGTTGAGCCAGACGCTCGACAACCGCAACGGCCTGTTGTTGTCTTCCGGCGATATGGCTATTGATACCCAGGGCGCAGAGCTTAACAACAGCGAGACCGGCAGTGCGGGCATCCGTGCGCAGGGCGCACTGACACTCAACACCGGTGAGCTAAACAACGCTGGCGGTTTTATCGCCGCTCGCGACGCGACGCTAAATACGGCTTCACTTAACAACCAGTCAGGCACGCTGAGTGGCAATGACAGGCTGGCGATTACTGCCACTTCAGTGAATAACCACCTGGGCGTACTGCAAAGTGCTGGCGATATTACACTGGCGAGCAACGGGCTGGATAATACCCAGGGCCGGGTGTTGGCTGACGGCACGCTTGGCATCGCTACCCGCAACATCAGTAACCAGCAGGGGCTATTGCAGGGCGGTAGCGGCATCACGCTGGTACAGACAGGTAAGCTTGATAACCAGGGCGGTAACGTACTCTCCGGGGGCAACCTCTCCCTTGGCACCACGCAACTGGACAACCGTGGCGGGGAGGTGTTTGCCGCAGGTGACGCCACGTTCAACGTGCAGGGCATAACCGACAACCGCGACGGCTTCATCAAAGCCAACGACACGCTAAGCCTGAGCACTGCCAGCCTGAATAACAGTGGCACAGGTAGCGGCGCAAAAGGCGTGGAAGCGAACGATATCGTGCTGACGACCAGCCGCGTGGATAACAGCAGCGGGCGCATTCAGAGCGCCAAATCCCTGACGGCTCGTATTGCCGATGAACTTAATAACAACGCCGGTTTACTGGTGAGCGGCAGTTCGCTTGATATTGCCGGCAACGCGCTGAGTGTGGAAAACCGCAGCGGCACGCTGTATGCCGACGAACGACTTCAACTCACCGCGCTGCTACTCGGCGGTGACGGCAAGGTGAAATCCGGCGGCGATATGTCGCTGGCGCTGCAACAGGATTTGCATAACACCGGCGAGATTGCCGCAGGGGGCAACCTAGACCTCACCACTCCAGGTCAGGTGGTGAACGAGGGCATCATCGGTGCAGGTAACATGCTTACCCTTACGGCAAACGGACTTGATAACCGTGAAAACGGTGAACTCAGCGCCACCGAAACCCTGTTGCGTATTGCAGGTGTGGTGCACAACACCGGGCTTATCGACGGTGGACTGACGCACATTGATGCCGCCACGCTTGAAAACATCGGTACCGGGCGCATTTACGGCGACCATATCGCGCTGGATGTGAACAAACTCGTTAACGATAAAGATGCCAACAGTGGTAAAGCGGCGGTTATTGCCGCCCGCGAACGGCTGGATATTGCTGCGGGCAGCATTCTCAACCGCGACCATGCGCTGATTTACAGCGCTGGCGACATAAGCATTGGCGGCGTGCTGGACAATAACCTTAACGCCAGCGGCCAGGGCGGCACGCTGCAAAACCACAGTGCGCAGATTGAAGCGGCAGGTAACCTTAGTCTGAGCATGAATGTCATTGATAACCGCGACATTCACCTGCAACTGAGTGAAGATCTGGTTGAGATCTCACGCGAAGCGTATGAAGAGTGGCAGTGGTGTGAAAACGATGAGGAAGGCTATCTTTGCACCGGCGGTGACGGGAAGCGCTATGTGCTGGGACCGGTGACCGAGAACGGCTGGCGCTTCGGCCTGAACGAAGACGGCAGCACCAACTACGACGTCATTTTGCAACTGCATGAGAACGGCAAATACCGTATGCGCTTTGCCGTGCCGGGGTTCAGCTACAGCAAGCATTTCCAGGAATTTAACTACGAAAAAATCACGTCACAGACCCAGATAGTAAGCCAGGACGCGGCCAGTATTACCAGCGGCGGCGATATGACGATTAACGGCGGCACGCTCACCAACCAGGACAGCCGCATTGTGGCCGGTGGAGACCTGGTGAACCGGGGCGCTGTACTCAACAATCTGGAAACCAAAGGCACTGAAACCATTGTGGACGTAGGCGTGCGCCGCTCGTACTTCAAGAAGGGCGACTGGAGCACCTACGTAGGTGAAGAAGAATACAAAACGGGTGAAAACATCAGCCGCGATATCTCACTGGGGCTACTGCGTTTTGAAGGCAATACCGGTGAAAGTGGCGACGGCTACAGCGTGAACGGGCGCGATTCAGTTAGCGTTGATGGTGCGGGCAACAGTCTTATTCGTCGCGATGCGCTTGGCGCAGGCGGTAGCCTTACCTGGGATAAAGCCATCACCATGCCGGACCTGCTCACCGGCGGTCCGGTAAAAGGCATTACTGACGTGCCGCTCATTGTACCGCCGGGCCAGAGCATTGCACTGCCGCTCGCCCCGGAAGAGGTGAACGGCCAGCAGACTACCTGGGAAATCCGTCTTTCACCGCCCTCAACCCGATTGCCGGACAACAGCCTGTACCGCACTCACCCGGGGCCGTCGGCAGCTTATCTGGTGGAAACCGATCCGCGTTTCACCCAGGAGAAACAATGGCTGGGCACGGACTATATGCAGCGCCAGCTTGCCAACAACCCGGACAACCTGCTCAAACGCCTGGGCGATGGCTACTATGAGCAGACACTCATTCGTGAGCAGATTATTCGTGGCACCGGCCAGCGTTACCTCGATGGTCAGAGCAACGACGAAGACCAGTTCCGTATGCTGATGGATAACGGCCTGGCCTTTGCGCAGCAGTACGGCCTGACGGCAGGCGTGGCGCTCACCGCCGAGCAGATGTCACACCTCACCACCTCTATTGTCTGGCTGGTGACACAGACCGTGACGCTGCCGGACGGCAGCACCGAAAACGTGCTGGTGCCGCAGGTGTACCTGAAGGTGAACCAGAGCCAGGTGAGCGGTAACGGTACCCTGATTGCCGGCAACCGTGTGCTGTCTGAAACCACTGGCGAGGTGAACAACAGTGGCACCATTGCCGGGCGTGAAGTGACGCGTATTGACGCCGCTAACCTGAGCAACACCGGCTTCATCCAGGGCGGGGCGGTGGACATCACCGCCGGGATGGACATCCGCAACAGCGGCGGTACCATTCTGGGTGATAACAGCGTCAGCCTGCGTGCCGGACGTGATATTGTGAGCGAAAGCCTGACCCGCAGTCAGGATAGCAACAGCTGGATATCGGCTCCGGCCACGATATGGGTGCAAAACCCAGGCGGTAGCCTGCGCCTTGAAGGCGTGCGTGACGTGACACTCACCGCCAGCCAGACCGGCAGTGCGGGTAAAGACAGCAGCACCACGATAATCGCAGGCAACAACCTGACGCTGAACACCGTGACCACCGCGCAGCAGGAAAATCAGTACGTCGATGCGCTGCACTACAGCCTGAAATCACAGACGCAGGAAGTGGGCAGCACCGTCAGCAGCGGTGGCAACCTGACCCTTGCAGCCGGGAACAACCTGAGCGCCCGTGCGGCAGATGTGGCAGCCGGTGGTGTGCTCACGGCCAGCGCCGGGAACGACCTCACTGTCGAAAGCGGCGAAAGCACGCTTGACCGCGAGAGCCACAACAAATGGAAAACAAAGGGCTTCCTGTCGAAAACCACGCACGAAACCCATAATGAAACCCACGAGCGGCTGGCACTGGGCAGCAGTTTCAGTGGCGACACCGTGGCCCTTTCAGCCGGAAATGACCTGACGGTACGCGGCTCCACTGTAGCCGGGACCGGTGACGTCACACTCTCGGCAGGTAACGACCTCAGCATCACCACCGCTGAGGAAGCCATGCACACAGACAGCATGTACGCGAAGAAGAAGTCCGGGCTGATGAGTAGCGGCGGGCTGGGCTTCACGGTGGGTAAGGCCAGTCAGAAGACCACGCAGAACGACGACAGCAATGTGCAGAAAGGCAGCCTTGTCGGCAGCAGTCAGGGCAACCTGACGCTTACAGCCGGCAACCAGCTTAACGTGCACGGCAGTGAACTGATAGCCGGTCAGGATATGGCGTTGTCGGGCAGCGATGTGAACGTGACGGCCGCTGAAAACGTCCACACGTCGCAGATAGTGACCGAGCAGAAGAGCAGTGGTTTCACGCTGGCGCTCTCCGGCACTGCGGGCAGTGCGCTTAACAGCGCGGTCACCACGGCGCGGGAAGTGAAGCACGCGGGCAGCGACCGTGAAAGCGCGCTACTGGGTACAAAGGCGGTGCTCAGTGGGGTGCAGGCTTCCCAGGCTGTACGACTGGACGATACAAAAGTCCCGGACGAGAAAGGCAACCTGATTGGCCTGAGCCTGACTTACGGCAGCCAGAAATCCCGCTCGCAGTCGAATCTGGAAGAGCACACCCATCAGGGCAGCACGCTCACCGCCGGGAATAACCTCAGCGTGACGGCGACCGGGGCGAAAGGCAACGGGGATATCAGTATACAGGGCAGCGCGCTTCAGGCCGGTAAGGATGTGCGGCTTGATGCCGCCCGTGACCTTAACCTGGTGTCGTCCACCGATACCCGCCAGACCAGCGGCAGCAGCAGCGGCGGTAGCGTGGGGATGAGCATGACCGCGGGCAAGGGCGGTGGGCTGAGCGTGTCAGGCAGCGTCAACAGCAGCAAAGGGAAAGAGAGCGGCAATGGCGTTACCCATAATGAAACGCTGGTCACGGCGGGTAACAACGTCACGCTGACCAGCGGTCGCGACACGCTGCTCCAGGGCGCACAGGTCAGCGGTGAGTTCATTAAAGCTGACGTGGGCCGTAACCTGACGCTCAGGAGCGAGCAGGACTCAGACCGCTACGACATGAAGCAGACCAGCAGCAGCGCAGGCGTGAGTGTGCCGGTTGGTGGTGGTGTGGCAGGCTCGGCGAGCATCAGTGCCACCCGCGACAGGATGCACAGCAACTACGACTCGGTGCAGGAGCAGACCGGGCTGTTTGCAGGCAAGGGCGGTTTTGACGTGACGGTGGGTGAACACACCCAGCTGGACGGCGCGGTGATAGCCTCAACGGCAACCGCAGACAAAAACCGTCTCGACACCGGCACACTGGGCTGGAGTAATATTGAGAACAAAGCGGAATACGACGTGGAGCACCAGGGCGGTGGCTTCAGCACTGGTGGCAGTATAGCGGGTGCGCTTGAAAGCAATCTGGCAAGTACGCTGCTGGTCGGTATGAATGGCAGCGGTGATGCCAGCTCCACCACCCAGGCGGCGGTGAGTGACGGCAGCATTACCATTCGTGACAAGGACAAGCAGCAGCAGGACGTGAGTACGCTCAGTCGTGATGCCGAACATGCCAATCAGACCCTGTCAGCGATATTTGATAAGGAGAAGGAGCAGCAGCGGATCAAGGAAGCGCAGCTTATCGGGGAAATCGGCAGTCAGATGAGCGATATCCTGCGCACTGAAGGGAAAATCGCGGGTGAGAAGGCGAAGACCGACCCGGCTGCGCTGGCCGCTGCCCGTAAAGAGCTTGACGCCGCAGGCAAGCCGTACACAGAAGAGGATGTCAGAACGCAGGCTTACATCAACGCGATGAAGCCCTGGGGTACCGGTAGCACAATGCAGCAGGCGGTGCAGGCCGCGACGGCCGCGGTGCAGGGACTGGCGGGCGGCAATATCGGCCAGGCCATCAGTGGGGCAGCCGCGCCGTATCTGGCGAAAGTCATCCACGATATGACCACCACGAAGGACGCGAACGGTAAAGACGTGGTGAATACCGAAGCCAACCTGATGGCGCACGCGGTACTGGGCGCGGTGGTGGCTGCGGCGCAGGGTAACTCCGCGCTGGCAGGTGCCAGTGGTGCGGCGTTGGGTGAGTACATCGCCCAACAGATGTATCCGGGCGTACCGAAAGATAAGCTGACGGAAGAGCAGAAGCAGACCATCAGCGCGCTGGGTACGCTGGCGGCGGGGCTGGTCGGTGGCATTGCCGGTGACAGTACCGCAGATGCAGTGGCCGGGGCGCAGGCCGGGAAAATCGCTGTTGAGAATAATGCGCTGAGTTCAACGCAGTCTCTGGCTTTTGATAAAGAGCTGTCAGATTGCCGGAAATCGGGTGGTGACTGTCAGGCTGTTATCGATAAGTGGAAACAAATCAACGATAAGCAAAGTGCGGAAACTGATCAGAAGCTGAAAGATAATCCGCTGGAAGCTGTCGTTGTTGATAAAGAAAGTGCTCAGGGCGGTATTGATATGACAGAACGTCCGGGATGGCTGGGCAATATTCCCGGCGTGGACGTAATGACCAGTGATGAGGCAAAAGCCTACGTTCAGCAATGGAATGGACAGGATCTGGTTAATATCGATGTAAACAGCGCTGCCTGGATGAGTTTTGCATCATATGCATCGGACCCAGAGAATCAGGCAGCACTAGCGTCTTTGGGAATGTTGGGTAAAGATCTAATTGCGATAGCAAAAAATAGCTTAACAACCAAGTCATTATTTAATGAAATGGCAACGCAGGGTATTAAATTTACACCTGAGAATGTTGTCAGTGCAGCAAAGGATAATAGTGGAAAAATCATTTTCCTTGAGAAAGGTAATTCAAAAGCAGGTTTGCAACATATAGTAGAAGAACATGGTAGCCAGTTTGCACAAATCGGTGTGTCAGAAGCACGTATCCCCGATGTGGTCATGAAAGCTGTTACTGATAATAAAATCGTTGGTTATCAGGGGTCTGGCGTTGGCCGGCCAATATATGAAACCATAATAGATGGCAAAAAATATAACATAGCTATTACTGTAGGAAATAATGGTTACATAGTTGGTGCCAATTTAAGAGGTTCAGTAAAATGA